The Miscanthus floridulus cultivar M001 chromosome 7, ASM1932011v1, whole genome shotgun sequence genome includes a region encoding these proteins:
- the LOC136467685 gene encoding mitochondrial metalloendopeptidase OMA1-like, translating to MNCLKNSRSILSRLLRHRSHVAAAPTPAPVPAAQSPASRYYYASRVLRNKPAVSRPAPPPQLPRPRHYYTSPRRQEVIHFDRRRGGSRWYHDQRKLTAAVLITGGGAVAFYFGHLETVPYTNRSHLVVLSPRLERQLGETQFTELKKEFGPKILPPLHPDSIRVRLIASEIVRAVHRGLSGHQRHAAAYGEDASYGYGGITDDLAIKNRDADATAAMFGASPDKNASAAVAAQRDDEVLDDRWVTESRSRGKARGAQPQTGHLDGLNWEVIVVKDDIVNAFCLPGGKIVVFTGLLNKFRADAEVATVLGHEVGHAIARHAAEQITKNLWVAILQIVILQFIYMPDLINMVSTLLLRLPFSRRMEIEADHIGLLLLAAAGYDPRVAPSVYEKLGKIGGDSALNNYLSTHPSSKKRAQLLSRASVMNEALELYREVSAGQGTEGFL from the exons ATGAACTGCTTGAAGAACTCGCGCTCCATCCTCTCGCGACTCCTCCGCCACAGGTCCCACGTAGCCGCGGCGCCGACGCCGGCGCCGGTGCCGGCTGCGCAGTCACCGGCCTCGCGGTACTACTACGCCTCCCGCGTCCTCCGCAACAAGCCAGCCGTCTCCCGACCGGCTCCGCCGCCGCAGTTGCCGAGACCTAGGCACTACTACACATCCCCGCGGCGGCAGGAGGTCATCCACTTCGACCGCCGCCGCGGCGGGTCCCGGTGGTACCACGACCAGCGGAAGCTCACGGCGGCGGTCCTCATCACCGGCGGCGGGGCGGTCGCGTTCTACTTCGGCCATTTGGAGACCGTGCCCTACACCAACCGCTCCCACCTCGTCGTCCTCTCGCCGAGGCTCGAGCGCCAGCTCGGCGAGACCCAGTTCACTGAGCTCAAGAAGGAGTTCGGCCCCAAGATCCTGCCCCCGCTCCACCCCGACAGCATCCGCGTCCGCCTCATCGCCTCGGAGATCGTCCGCGCCGTCCACCGTGGCCTTTCCGGCCACCAGCGCCACGCCGCCGCCTACGGAGAGGACGCCTCGTATGGGTATGGCGGCATCACCGACGACCTCGCCATCAAGAACCGCGACGCCGACGCTACTGCAGCGATGTTTGGTGCTTCCCCGGACAAGAACGCGAGCGCGGCCGTGGCCGCTCAGCGAGACGACGAGGTTCTGGATGACAGGTGGGTGACCGAGAGCCGGAGCCGTGGTAAGGCACGCGGGGCGCAGCCCCAGACGGGTCACCTGGACGGGCTTAATTGGGAGGTGATCGTTGTCAAAGATGACATCGTCAATGCATTTTGCCTGCCCGGTGGCAAGATTGTAGTCTTCACTGGATTGCTTAACAAATTCAGGGCCGATGCTGAGGTTGCCACTGTGCTTGGGCATGAG GTTGGGCATGCTATTGCAAGGCATGCTGCTGAGCAGATCACTAAGAACCTCTGGGTGGCAATCCTGCAGATTGTCATCCTGCAGTTTATCTACATGCCAGACTTGATAAATATGGTGTCAACACTCCTCCTCAGGCTACCCTTCTCACGAAG AATGGAGATAGAGGCTGACCACATTGGGCTCCTGCTGCTCGCTGCTGCTGGCTACGATCCACGTGTTGCCCCTTCGGTTTATGAGAAACTTGGAAAGATCGGAGGAGATTCAGCATTGAATAACTACCTCTCAACTCATCCGTCCAGCAAGAAGAGAGCGCAGCTTCTGTCGCGAGCCAGTGTCATGAATGAGGCCCTGGAACTGTACAGGGAGGTTAGTGCCGGCCAAGGCACTGAAGGTTTCCTCTAG